AAAGCCAAAGAAACAAACTCATCGTGAAGCTCTAGTCTTTCATAGTTTTTTAAAAGCTTCTGCCATCTCTCTTTAAGGCGCTCACTCGCCTCTGGCGACTCTCCGCGATTGCCTTTTTTACCGAACTCGATAATTCGATCAATCTCAAAACGACTATCTTGATCTCGACCCTGACTCTCTTTGGCCTCGCGCTTCGAAATACCAGAAGGCGCGGTAACAGAGTTAGAAACTAGCGCGCTGCCTGCCGCACTTTTCCCATCATTTTTTTCGAGAGCTTGCGCGCTACCCGCGTTCGCCTTCGACATTGTCTGAGCGGTTAAATCTGGATTCTCATCTGACTTCGACCCAGAAAGTTTTTGATTTGTAAAAGCAGGCAGAAATCCGGATTCATTAAACCCAAAACCACTTTCAAAACTCAGATGATCCGCCAACCAAAAAATAGTCGAACAACCTGCACACTCGTACTCTACTCTTTTGCCTTCATACTGCGCCAACTCATCTTTTGCTGAAAAATACGACTTTTCACAGTTGGGACATCGAAATCGGATCACTTCCATATTTTCCCTCTCTCCTTGTCCAATGAAGAAATCATATGAAGAGAAAGTGACGATGACAATGCCCGAGGCCAAATATTGGACCTTATGAGATTTTTCGAATCACCAGCAAGATACCTTTCGAACTTTGACTAGCGATTTGCTTCCGCATGCGCAGCTAGTGACTAATTTATTGATCTTTTATGAATGATTTTCCGTGGCGGCTCTAAACGAGCGAATACCCACGCCAAAAACAACCTGTTCGTCGACTCTTAATTGGCAATTTTTTCTCCGCATGCGCAGCTGGTGAAAGAAGTTTGTCCATGTCATTAATAACATATTCTTCGATTCTTCATTTGCTACTTGCCACTTACTGCGTGGCTTTAGACAATGGTGTAAACCCAATTTCAAAATGAGTTTTCATGCAAAGGCATTTAGCGAGACTCTCTACAGTCAATCAGTTCGTACTCACCTTGCTGTCGAGCGTGCTTATTGGTTTCACATATCTTCCTATTTTGACGGTGGAGAGCGGGTTTCCGGAAGTTCTCTTCCCTCCCCTAAGCCTGCCGTTCTGTTTGATTCCAATTTGGTTTGTTTGGTTTCGATCCGAAAGCGCAAAACAGAATTTTTTATGGGGTTGGTTATCGCAGGGAATTTACAATCTTATAGGATTTCACTGGATCTACTACACGGCCCAAGAGTTTGGGCACTTCCCGCCGGTGCCATCGGCCCTCATACTTATTGCCTACGTTGCGTTTAGTGCACTTCAGTTTCCATTATCAGGTTGGCTGTTTGCAGTCCTTCGAAAACGCCTTGGGCTTAGGTCGAGTCCTTGGTCTGTTCAGATTTTGCTGCTGATTGGTGTGAGTAGCGCACTAGATACAGTCTTTCCTCAGATTTTCCCTTGGAATTTTGGGTATCCTTGGTATTGGTCTCACACCCAGATATTTCAAAATGCTGAATGGATTGGCTTTGAAGGCCTTAGCCAAGTCACCTACCTCATCAATGGACTTTTGCTACTAGGTTTCATGAATCTTAGCCGCAAAAAACCCGAGGTCGAACATTTTTTTCAGCACAATGTTAAAGCACTTCTCTGCTTGTTAACTACTATTGCCATTCTTGCGAGTCTTGAAATCAACGGACAGCGCCTATTGAGAAACCTTCCGCCGGCTAAGCGACATGCGAAAATTCTTTTTGTTCAAGGAAACATTGGCAACCATGAGAAATTTTATGTTGAGCGACAGAGCGACTTTCGTACACCAATTATCGACAAATACGTGGATCTCACATCGGAAGCCGTGAGAAACTATAATATCGCGACTTCATTCGACGAAAAGTTGAAACCTGATTTTGTCTTTTGGCCAGAAACGGCTTTTCCCGGCTACCTCGACGCCTTAAGAAGAACCAACCCTGACGGACTTAGACTTAAAGAACTCGTTGAAAAGACGGGCATTCCTTTAATCACTGGCTCCTATGCCGGCGGAGAGAATGATGACACCTATAACGGTATCTATCTCGTTACCAAAGCCAGCTACCCCGATATGCAGGCTTATCACAAGAGGATTCTTTTGGCCTTTGGCGAATACTTCCCTTTTGGCGATCGGCTCCCCTTTCTTTATGATTGGTTTCCGGCAGTCTCTAAGTTTGGCCGAGGTGCCGCAGATCAAACGCTCACTTTGAATGACATCAAAATGTTTCCGCAGATTTGCTATGAAGGGCTCTATCCTGTGCAAGCCTCAAAAAGTTACCAGTTGGAGGCTAATCTTATCGTCAACGTAACAAACGACTCTTGGTTTGGCGACTGGCTTGAGCCGTACCAACATCTGCTCATGACAATGACTCGATCAGTAGAAAACCGTATATCTATAGCCCGGGTTACAAATACAGGAATTTCAGCGGCAGTGGCATCCAGCGGCGCGCTCATTTTTCAGTCACCTCGAGGTCAAGAATGGGCGCAAGTTCAAGAAATACCCATTTATCCAACGATTCCCACTTTCTACCAAAAAATTGCTGGTAAGGTTTGGCTTTTTTGGCTAACTCTTTTTCTGTTAGCATTTGGAGTTTTGGTTGGAAGCAAATTATTTGAAAAACATCGATTGGGAACTGGTTCTTCGGAAAATTAAAGAACTCGCTTCGAGTGATCTCGCCAAAGATGAAATCGATCGAACGGCACCGCTTGGTTCAGCAGCTGAGGCACTGAACCAGTTTCGACAAATTGAAGAGGCGGCTGAACTTATCGAGGTGGCAGGAAGAACAACCGCCGAAAGTCTCAATCTCTTCCCGCTATGGTTTGAACGATTAAAAAAATCAGCTGTTTTAAACGGTGTCGAGCTTAAAGATGCGCGACTGTTCTTTATTGAAGTGTTGGCGCTGAAGCAGATCCTGAGTCAGTCAAGCGGAACTTGGGTTCAACAAATAAAAGCGCAGCTTCTTGAGGCCAAACGCCCTATCTCCGCGATTGACCAAGTGTTAACGCCTGACGGAAGTGTGCGCAGCGATGCGAGTGAAACTC
The genomic region above belongs to Bdellovibrionales bacterium CG10_big_fil_rev_8_21_14_0_10_45_34 and contains:
- the lnt gene encoding apolipoprotein N-acyltransferase encodes the protein MQRHLARLSTVNQFVLTLLSSVLIGFTYLPILTVESGFPEVLFPPLSLPFCLIPIWFVWFRSESAKQNFLWGWLSQGIYNLIGFHWIYYTAQEFGHFPPVPSALILIAYVAFSALQFPLSGWLFAVLRKRLGLRSSPWSVQILLLIGVSSALDTVFPQIFPWNFGYPWYWSHTQIFQNAEWIGFEGLSQVTYLINGLLLLGFMNLSRKKPEVEHFFQHNVKALLCLLTTIAILASLEINGQRLLRNLPPAKRHAKILFVQGNIGNHEKFYVERQSDFRTPIIDKYVDLTSEAVRNYNIATSFDEKLKPDFVFWPETAFPGYLDALRRTNPDGLRLKELVEKTGIPLITGSYAGGENDDTYNGIYLVTKASYPDMQAYHKRILLAFGEYFPFGDRLPFLYDWFPAVSKFGRGAADQTLTLNDIKMFPQICYEGLYPVQASKSYQLEANLIVNVTNDSWFGDWLEPYQHLLMTMTRSVENRISIARVTNTGISAAVASSGALIFQSPRGQEWAQVQEIPIYPTIPTFYQKIAGKVWLFWLTLFLLAFGVLVGSKLFEKHRLGTGSSEN